A genomic region of Phragmites australis chromosome 2, lpPhrAust1.1, whole genome shotgun sequence contains the following coding sequences:
- the LOC133909865 gene encoding uncharacterized protein LOC133909865 yields the protein MPPDPPLHLLRIARHAARRPCSQSVGRAASHVARQSFITSTSPALMPTGIGALRSKPLASSLSSFSHYLLQQYWVEIHSDLPVTQKVWQPCPRSRIPMFFWTYRSTDKAPSGSHSSSLLM from the exons ATGCCACCAGatcctcctctccacctcctccgcatAGCGCGCCATGCAGCAAGGCGGCCGTGTAGCCAGTCGGTGGGGAGGGCGGCAAGCCATGTAGCAAGGCAGTCGTTCATCACCTCCACTTCGCCGGCTCTGATGCCTACTGGAATTGGGGCTCTCCGCTCAAAGCCGTTGGCGTCGTCGTTGTCCTCCTTCTCCCACTACCTCCTGCAACAGTATTGGGTGGAGATCCATTCGGACTTGCCG GTGACCCAGAAGGTGTGGCAACCATGCCCAAGGTCAAGAATCCCCATGTTTTTTTGGACATATCGATCGACAGATAAAGCACCGAGTGGATCACATTCGAG CTCTTTGCTAATGTAG